Proteins co-encoded in one Brassica rapa cultivar Chiifu-401-42 chromosome A02, CAAS_Brap_v3.01, whole genome shotgun sequence genomic window:
- the LOC103851537 gene encoding probable histone H2A.7: METTGKVKKAFGGRKAGGPKTKSVSKSIKAGLQFPVGRITRFLRKGRYAQRLGGGAPVYMAAVLEYLAAEVLELAGNAARDNKKSRIIPRHLLLAIRNDEELGKLLSGVTIAHGGVLPNINSVLLPKKSAKSTEDVVSKSPAKSPKKA; encoded by the exons ATGGAAACCACCGGAAAAGTGAAGAAGGCATTCGGAGGAAGGAAAGCCGGCGGCCCCAAAACCAAATCGGTTTCGAAATCGATCAAAGCCGGTCTCCAATTCCCCGTAGGAAGAATCACTCGTTTCCTGAGGAAGGGACGGTACGCACAGAGACTCGGTGGCGGAGCTCCGGTTTACATGGCCGCCGTCCTCGAGTACCTCGCCGCCGAA GTTTTGGAGCTTGCTGGTAACGCAGCGAGAGACAACAAGAAGTCGAGGATCATCCCGAGGCATCTTCTCTTGGCGATCAGGAACGACGAGGAACTGGGGAAGCTTCTGAGTGGAGTCACGATCGCTCACGGTGGTGTCTTGCCTAACATCAACTCTGTGCTTTTGCCTAAGAAGTCTGCTAAGTCGACCGAGGATGTTGTGTCCAAGTCACCAGCCAAGTCTCCCAAGAAAGCTTAA